The genomic window TTCGGCATCGAGCTGCGCGCCTCCTACTAAGCGTTCCTCCCGAACGAACGACTGGCCCCCTTTCGCCTTGGCGGGAGGGGGTTTTTCTTCGTCTGCGTGAAGGCTTTGCGACGGCGATATGAAACTTCACAGCAGCCGTCCGGTTTTGCTGGACGACGCGACAATCTGGCGCGATGGCGGCTTTCGGAGACGCCATGAGCAGCCTGATCCTGATCGCCGATGACGCCGCCGAGGGCGTCGAAATCCTGGACGCGGCCCTGCGTCGGGACGGCTTTCGCACCGTCGTCGCCGCCGACGGCCAGCAGGCTGCCGACCTGCATGCGTCGCTCAAACCCGATCTCGCCCTGCTCAGCGTCCGCCTGCCCGTGCGCGACGGCTGGGATGTGCTGGGCGAACTGCGTCGGCGCGGCGAAACGCCCGTCATCATGGTCGGCGACCGGGACGAGGCCACAGACAAGCTGCAGGCGCTGCGGATCGGGGCGGACGACTATATCGCCAAGCCGTTCAAGCCGGCCGAGGTCACGGCCTCCATCCAGACCATCCTGCGACGCAGCGGCGGCGGCCGGACCGCCAAGACCCTGCGCGTCGGTCCGCTGGAGGTGCAGTTGGAAAACTATCTGGCGGCGATCCTGACGCCCTCGGGCAAGCGCCGTCTGGACCTGACCCTGACCGAGTTCCGCATCCTGGCCCACATGGCCCGCACGCCCCTGCGCGTCTTCAGCCGCAGCGAGATCATGCAGGCCTGCTTCCCCAATCAGGCGGTTCTCGAGCGCACGATCGACAGCCACGTCAGCCACCTGCGCCGCAAGCTGGACGCCGCCGACGCCGCCGGTCTGCTGACCAATGTGCGCGGGGTCGGATACCGGCTCGAGGCCGAGGTCTGATCGCGCTCACGCCATTACGGCGTAGACCCTAAGCCGATGGCCGTCCGGATCGCCCGCTACGAAGCTGCGGACCGGCGCGGCGTCCATCGGCGGCGTCAGAATGCGCGCGCCACGATCCCACCAGTCGATATGCGCCTGATCCACCGCCTCGGCGCCCTCCAGCGGGAAGTCGACCTCGCAAACCTCGCGCCGATCGCCGGCACGCCGCAGCAACCCTAGCGCCCGGCCCGACGTCAGCTTGAACAAGGCCCGGTCCGGTCCCGCCATCACCGGCCGACAACCCAGCAGGTTGGCATAGAAGCGCGCGCTGATTTCCGGATCCGCGACAGCCAGAAGAATGTCCTCGATCTCGCTCATCAGCCCGGCCCCTTGTGTTTCCGATACGCCGAACCCTAGCCTTCTCTGCTGCCAGTTTCCGTCAGCAGCCGTCGCCCGACCTCGATCTTTCATGCGCCTCGCGCCAGGTCT from Brevundimonas fontaquae includes these protein-coding regions:
- a CDS encoding VOC family protein, which encodes MSEIEDILLAVADPEISARFYANLLGCRPVMAGPDRALFKLTSGRALGLLRRAGDRREVCEVDFPLEGAEAVDQAHIDWWDRGARILTPPMDAAPVRSFVAGDPDGHRLRVYAVMA
- a CDS encoding response regulator, which translates into the protein MSSLILIADDAAEGVEILDAALRRDGFRTVVAADGQQAADLHASLKPDLALLSVRLPVRDGWDVLGELRRRGETPVIMVGDRDEATDKLQALRIGADDYIAKPFKPAEVTASIQTILRRSGGGRTAKTLRVGPLEVQLENYLAAILTPSGKRRLDLTLTEFRILAHMARTPLRVFSRSEIMQACFPNQAVLERTIDSHVSHLRRKLDAADAAGLLTNVRGVGYRLEAEV